In one window of Gadus chalcogrammus isolate NIFS_2021 chromosome 12, NIFS_Gcha_1.0, whole genome shotgun sequence DNA:
- the ssbp3b gene encoding single-stranded DNA-binding protein 3b isoform X1 — protein MFPKGKGTPVPSDGQAREKLALYVYEYLLHIGAQKSAQTFLSEIRWEKNITLGEPPGFLHSWWCVFWDLYCAAPERRETCDHSSEAKAFHDYSAAAAPSPVMGGMPPGEGMPGGPMPPGFFQGPPGPQGSPHPQAPPPNSMMGPHNQSFMSPRFAGGPRGPPIRMGNQPPGGGPGPHPMLANMDPTRPQGHPNLGPMQRMSGPRGMGPMGPGPQNFGGGMRPPHNAMGPGMPGVNMGPGTGRPWPNPNNANSMPYSSPSPGAYGGASGGGGPPGTPIMPSPADSNNSGDNLYTMINTGPGNRNNFPMGPGSDGPLGAMAGMEPHHMNGSLGSGDMDGLNKNSPNNLSGMSNPPGTPRDDGELSGNFLHSFQSENYSPTMTMSV, from the exons ATGTTCCCCAAAGGCAAAGGAACCCCCGTGCCGTCAGACGGCCAAGCAAGAGAAAA GTTGGCCCTATACGTCTATGAATATTTGTTACACATAGGAGCACAGAAGTCTGCACAGACCTTTTTGTCTGAG ATACGATGGGAGAAGAACATAACTCTTGGAGAACCTCCGGGATTCCTACAttcctggtggtg TGTGTTCTGGGACCTTTATTGTGCCGCTCCAGAGAGACGAGAGACATGCGACCACTCCAGTGAAGCGAAGGCCTTCCACGACTAC AGTGCGGCCGCGGCCCCCAGTCCTGTCATGGGAGGGATGCCCCCCGGTGAGGGCATGCCAGGAGGGCCCATGCCACCGGGCTTCTTCCAG GGTCCGCCAGGTCCCCAAGGCTCCCCTCACccccaggctcctccccctaacAGTATGATGGGACCCCACAACcag TCCTTCATGTCACCTCGCTTCGCTGGCGGCCCCAGAGGGCCTCCCATCAGGATGGGGAATCAG CCACCTGGTGGAGGCCCAGGTCCCCACCCCATGTTGGCTAACATGGACCCCACAAGACCACAAG GCCATCCCAACTTGGGGCCAATGCAGAGAATGAGTGGGCCCCGAGGCATGGGACCCATGGGGCCCGGCCCTCAG AACTTTGGGGGTGGGATGAGGCCCCCACACAACGCCATGGGCCCCGGGATGCCAGGAGTGAACAT GGGCCCCGGTACCGGTCGGCCATGGCCCAATCCCAACAATGCCAATTCT ATGCCTtactcatctccctctcccggtGCATATGGG GGGGCGTCTGGAGGTGGGGGTCCCCCAGGAACTCCCATCATGCCAAGCCCTGCAG ACTCCAACAACTCGGGCGACAACTTGTACACCATGATCAACACTGGACCAGGCAACAGGAATAAC TTCCCCATGGGCCCCGGATCTGatgggcccctgggggccatGGCCGGCATGGAACCACACCACATGAACGGATCACTAG GCTCTGGTGACATGGATGGATTGAACAAG AATTCCCCAAACAATTTAAGTGGCATGAGCAATCCCCCTGGAACTCCGAGGGATGACGGGGAGCTGAGTGGAAACTTCCTCCACTCTTTTCAGAGTGAGAAC TACTCCCCAACCATGACGATGAGTGTGTGA
- the acot11b gene encoding acyl-coenzyme A thioesterase 11b isoform X2: protein MESPELGVGSLKDALFILESGEVYRNPTEVKMSQIVLPCHANHCGKLSVGQLLKWMDSTACLSAERHAGCSCITASVDDIHFEHTIGVGQVVSIIAKVNRAFTSSMEVGILVTCEDLYIGKEWKVCHAFASFVARRTETGKVQLKQVIPHTQLEQVEYSLAAERRRMRLIHVETITDLLSNCAAQLGECQEHKDAIPAEKTRVESVELVLPPHANHQVSTFGGQIMAWMENVATIAASRLCNAHPTLRSIDMFHFRGPSHIGDRLVLKAIVNNSFKTSMEVGVCAEAYKGGEPLRHINSAFMTFEVLDGDRKPCMLPRIRPEPVDGKRRYQEALARKKIRLDRKYIITSKQTQVPLSVPWDQSNQMYLSLNNVSALKIMVAKTNWVLTSEKNKVSLYTLEENQVLCFKVEMKVNIPADQTFHLLSDLRKRMEWDRHYEKCEVVLQADEEDTIYRVASPSITKGGKGQDFIMLASRRQPCDARDPYLIAVRSVTLPTHPPTDDYTRGEVLCAGFCIWEESSSVTKITYYNQATPGVLPYISRDIVGLSSSYYCIFSACSDFLKANKTCLGAPPPPPAAP, encoded by the exons ATGGAATCACCCGAGCTGGGAGTGGGCTCCCTAAAGGACGCCCTCTTCATTCTGGAGAGCGGGGAGGTGTACAGAAACCCCACAGAGGTCAAAATGAGTCAGATTGTGCTTCCCTGCCACGCCAACCACTGCGGGAAACTGAGCGTTGGACAGCTGCTGAAATGGATGGATTCCACTGCCTGCCTTTCTG CCGAGAGACATGCGGGCTGCTCATGCATCACTGCGTCTGTGGACGACATCCACTTCGAACATACGATAGG GGTGGGACAGGTGGTTAGTATTATCGCAAAGGTGAATAGAGCTTTCACATCCAGCATGGAG GTGGGTATTTTGGTGACTTGTGAGGACCTCTACATTGGTAAAGAGTGGAAGGTCTGTCACGCCTTCGCCTCGTTTGTTGCCAGGCGCACAGAGACGGGAAAG GTGCAGTTGAAGCAGGTGATCCCTCACACCCAGCTGGAGCAGGTGGAGTACAGCCTGGCCGCCGAGCGGCGGCGGATGAGGCTGATCCACGTCGAGACCATTACGGACCTGCTGAGTAACTGCGCGGCGCAGCTAG GAGAATGCCAGGAGCACAAGGACGCCATTCCAGCGGAGAAGACGCGAGTGGAGAGTGTGGAGCTGGTGTTACCCCCCCACGCCAACCACCAAGTCAGCACCTTCGGGGGCCAGATCATGGCCTGGATGGAGAACGTGGCTACCATCGCTGCCAG CCGGCTCTGCAACGCTCACCCAACGTTGAGGTCCATAGACATGTTTCATTTCCGTGGTCCTTCTCACATCGGCGACCGTTTGGTTCTGAAAGCGATCGTCAATAACTCCTTCAAGACCAG TatggaggtgggggtgtgtgcaGAGGCCTATAAAGGTGGAGAACCTCTCCGTCATATAAACAGCGCTTTTATGACCTTTGAGGTGCTGGATGGCGATAGGAAACCTTGTATGTTGCCACGGATAAGACCTGAACCTGTG GATGGGAAAAGGCGCTACCAAGAGGCATTGGCAAGAAAGAAGATTCGCTTGGATAG gAAATACATAATCACCTCCAAGCAGACACAAGTGCCCTTATCCGTTCCCTGGGACCAAAGTAACCAG ATGTACCTGAGCTTAAACAACGTATCGGCGCTGAAGATAATGGTCGCAAAAACAAACTGGGTGTTGACCTCAGAGAAGAATAAG GTCAGTCTGTACACTTTGGAAGAGAACCAGGTGCTGTGTTTTAAGGTGGAGATGAAGGTCAACATCCCAGCAGATCAGACCTTCCACCTGCTGTCGGatctgaggaagaggatggagtGGGACAGGCACTATGA GAAGTGTGAGGTGGTCCTCCAAGCAGATGAGGAAGATACTATTTATCGTGTGGCCTCGCCGTCGATCACTAAAGGGGGAAAAGGTCAAGATTTCATCATGTTGGCCTCAAGGAGGCAGCCATGCGACGCCAG GGACCCATATCTCATTGCCGTGCGCTCAGTCACCCTGCCCACCCATCCCCCCACTGACGACTACACCAGGGGAGAGGTGCTCTGTGCTGGCTTCTGTATCTGGGAAGAGTCCAGTTCAGTCACCAAG ATCACCTACTACAACCAGGCCACCCCTGGGGTCCTCCCCTACATCTCCAGAGACATTGTTGGGCTTTCCTCCAGCTACTACTGCATCTTCTCGGCCTGCAGTGACTTCCTGAAAGCGAACAAGACCTGCCTAGgagctccaccgcctcctcctgctgcgCCATAG
- the lrriq3 gene encoding leucine-rich repeat and IQ domain-containing protein 3 translates to MDVVQKALLSCTESLVLGHGHGFQSEVSAAGPQDILMASLGHLLLKDVKDLGLFQSLRICSLPDNFITAIDALAECVLLVKLDLNGNQIVQLPDALFWAKLGQLQLLNLHDNHMETIQNTKGLAGCPNLTGLTLYDTPFSLKGDYRCTVVYSMWSLRALDRHVISDQELASLHFPPKFKAFSPNLLVNLSSPSAPLDRYQGEIKSTHKILSEIHRIQATYCPILIIQRWIRGHLTRKRLGLVKAVPRPKQRKSPHATLDSAAEQTTQHSWGSDCLGEEEMQVCTRQQRRKPKEVPKVLSFPMHCCKVALLNVVHPPRDVPPVRHRESQDPRRAVQNVHSRRENKSRTSIQHVGFCTGVHMDASEKRWMFCPQGVLNKVEKDCGKRLETRAEIMKLKTEQVTRSLEWRQGAKTARQSFIESKRMEAVGKGRRERALMEAAVQQKRVSLDREVEDARLRHFAFLEEKKRAALEREMEREFSWRLASVSKIMDKYSAQQKALALRQATSKSVVRSRVKPGFPKPQQIPVQVLPEDAP, encoded by the exons ATGGATGTTGTCCAGAAAGCGCTCCTGTCTTGCACTGAGTCCCTGGTACTTGGCCATGGGCACGGTTTCCAAAGCGAGGTCTCAGCTGCGGGTCCTCAGGACATTCTGATGGCCAGCCTGGGCCACTTGCTCCTGAAAGATGTGAAGGATTTGGGATTATTTCAATCACTTAGGATCTGCTCTTTGCCCGACAATTTTATTACAGCAATAGATGCTCTCGCAGAATGTGTACTTTTGGTGAAATTGGATCTCAATGGTAACCAG ATTGTCCAACTACCAGATGCATTGTTTTGGGCAAAGCTGGGACAGCTGCAGCTTCTTAATCTCCATGACAACCACATGGAGACAATACAGAACACCAAGGGATTGGCTGGCTGCCCAAACCTCACTGGGCTGACCCTCTACGACACCCCATTCAGTCTGAAGGGGGACTACAGATGCACTGTGGTCTACAGCATGTGGTCACTGAGGGCCTTGGACCGCCACGTGATCTCAGACCAGGAGCTGGCCAGTCTCCACTTCCCCCCAAAGTTCAAAGCCTTCAGCCCAAACCTTTTAGTAAACCTTAGTAGTCCATCAGCGCCACTG GACCGATATCAGGGCGAAATTAAGTCAACTCACAAAATCCTTTCGGAGATTCACAGGATTCAGGCGACATATTGCCCCATTCTCATCATCCAACGTTGGATTAGAGGTCACTTGACAAGAAAAAGGCTTGG ACTAGTCAAAGCAGTACCTCGGCCTAAACAGAGGAAAAGCCCCCATGCTACATTGGATTCCGCAGCTGAGCAAACCACTCAGCATAGCTGGGGCAGTGATTGTTTGGGAGAAGAGGAAATGCAGGTCTGTACTAGACAACAAA GAAGAAAACCTAAAGAGGTTCCCAAGGTGTTGTCGTTTCCTATGCACTGCTGCAAGGTCGCGTTGCTCAACGTCGTCCACCCTCCCAGAGACGTGCCCCCCGTCCGGCACCGGGAGAGCCAAGACCCCCGCCGCGCTGTTCAGAACGTCCACTCCCGGCGAGAGAACAAATCCAGAACCTCCATACAACACGTTGGCTTCTGCACGGGCGTACACATGGACGCCAGTGAGAAAAGATGGATGTTCTGCCCTCAGGGAGTTCTCAACAAGGTTGAGAAAGATTGTGGAAAACGACTGGAGACCAGAGCTGAGATCATGAAGCTTAAGACAGAGCAGGTGACCCGGTCCTTAGAGTGGAGGCAAGGCGCCAAAACCGCACGCCAAAGCTTCATAGAGAGCAAACGGATGGAGGCGGTGGGGAAGGGGAGGCGGGAACGGGCTCTGATGGAGGCCGCCGTTCAGCAGAAGAGGGTCAGCCTggacagggaggtggaggacgcAAGGCTGAGGCACTTCGCCTTCcttgaggagaagaagagagcggCCTTAGagcgggagatggagagggagttcAGCTGGCGGCTTGCCTCGGTGTCCAAGATCATGGACAAATACAGCGCCCAGCAGAAAGCACTCGCCCTCAGACAAGCAACGAGCAAGAGCGTAGTCAGGTCCAGGGTGAAACCAGGGTTCCCGAAACCTCAACAGATACCTGTCCAGGTACTCCCAGAAGATGCACCATGA
- the acot11b gene encoding acyl-coenzyme A thioesterase 11b isoform X3, translating to MEVGILVTCEDLYIGKEWKVCHAFASFVARRTETGKVQLKQVIPHTQLEQVEYSLAAERRRMRLIHVETITDLLSNCAAQLAGECQEHKDAIPAEKTRVESVELVLPPHANHQVSTFGGQIMAWMENVATIAASRLCNAHPTLRSIDMFHFRGPSHIGDRLVLKAIVNNSFKTSMEVGVCAEAYKGGEPLRHINSAFMTFEVLDGDRKPCMLPRIRPEPVDGKRRYQEALARKKIRLDRKYIITSKQTQVPLSVPWDQSNQMYLSLNNVSALKIMVAKTNWVLTSEKNKVSLYTLEENQVLCFKVEMKVNIPADQTFHLLSDLRKRMEWDRHYEKCEVVLQADEEDTIYRVASPSITKGGKGQDFIMLASRRQPCDARDPYLIAVRSVTLPTHPPTDDYTRGEVLCAGFCIWEESSSVTKITYYNQATPGVLPYISRDIVGLSSSYYCIFSACSDFLKANKTCLGAPPPPPAAP from the exons ATGGAG GTGGGTATTTTGGTGACTTGTGAGGACCTCTACATTGGTAAAGAGTGGAAGGTCTGTCACGCCTTCGCCTCGTTTGTTGCCAGGCGCACAGAGACGGGAAAG GTGCAGTTGAAGCAGGTGATCCCTCACACCCAGCTGGAGCAGGTGGAGTACAGCCTGGCCGCCGAGCGGCGGCGGATGAGGCTGATCCACGTCGAGACCATTACGGACCTGCTGAGTAACTGCGCGGCGCAGCTAG cAGGAGAATGCCAGGAGCACAAGGACGCCATTCCAGCGGAGAAGACGCGAGTGGAGAGTGTGGAGCTGGTGTTACCCCCCCACGCCAACCACCAAGTCAGCACCTTCGGGGGCCAGATCATGGCCTGGATGGAGAACGTGGCTACCATCGCTGCCAG CCGGCTCTGCAACGCTCACCCAACGTTGAGGTCCATAGACATGTTTCATTTCCGTGGTCCTTCTCACATCGGCGACCGTTTGGTTCTGAAAGCGATCGTCAATAACTCCTTCAAGACCAG TatggaggtgggggtgtgtgcaGAGGCCTATAAAGGTGGAGAACCTCTCCGTCATATAAACAGCGCTTTTATGACCTTTGAGGTGCTGGATGGCGATAGGAAACCTTGTATGTTGCCACGGATAAGACCTGAACCTGTG GATGGGAAAAGGCGCTACCAAGAGGCATTGGCAAGAAAGAAGATTCGCTTGGATAG gAAATACATAATCACCTCCAAGCAGACACAAGTGCCCTTATCCGTTCCCTGGGACCAAAGTAACCAG ATGTACCTGAGCTTAAACAACGTATCGGCGCTGAAGATAATGGTCGCAAAAACAAACTGGGTGTTGACCTCAGAGAAGAATAAG GTCAGTCTGTACACTTTGGAAGAGAACCAGGTGCTGTGTTTTAAGGTGGAGATGAAGGTCAACATCCCAGCAGATCAGACCTTCCACCTGCTGTCGGatctgaggaagaggatggagtGGGACAGGCACTATGA GAAGTGTGAGGTGGTCCTCCAAGCAGATGAGGAAGATACTATTTATCGTGTGGCCTCGCCGTCGATCACTAAAGGGGGAAAAGGTCAAGATTTCATCATGTTGGCCTCAAGGAGGCAGCCATGCGACGCCAG GGACCCATATCTCATTGCCGTGCGCTCAGTCACCCTGCCCACCCATCCCCCCACTGACGACTACACCAGGGGAGAGGTGCTCTGTGCTGGCTTCTGTATCTGGGAAGAGTCCAGTTCAGTCACCAAG ATCACCTACTACAACCAGGCCACCCCTGGGGTCCTCCCCTACATCTCCAGAGACATTGTTGGGCTTTCCTCCAGCTACTACTGCATCTTCTCGGCCTGCAGTGACTTCCTGAAAGCGAACAAGACCTGCCTAGgagctccaccgcctcctcctgctgcgCCATAG
- the dio1 gene encoding type I iodothyronine deiodinase: protein MILQKLWIYLSLGCLFFGQILTVFVIRVLYLVWPALAKKLVLKMGEQCTMTQNPKFRFEDWGPSFTTLTSLKTIFNHLWLSLGQEAFVGWDAPDSQVVTLEGNTSTILKHLNGNRPLVLSFGSCTUPPFLFKLDEFKELVKDYRDVADFLVVYIAEAHATDGWAFVNNVEIKRHQTLGDRLVAAQTLVDLEPGCPVVVDDMSDVTACKYGSLPERLYVLQAGKVVYEGSKGPWGYFPSEVRTFLEKMN, encoded by the exons ATGATTTTACAAAAACTGTGGATTTATCTCTCCCTGGGATGTCTTTTCTTTGGCCAGATTTTAACCGTTTTCGTCATTCGCGTTCTTTATTTGGTTTGGCCAGCTCTGGCCAAAAAACTTGTGCTTAAAATGGGCGAGCAGTGCACCATGACCCAAAATCCCAAATTCAGGTTTGAAGATTGGGGTCCTTCGTTTACGACGTTAACCTCCCTCAAAACTATATTCAATCACCTTTGGCTCTCTCTTGGTCAAGAAGCTTTTGTGGGTTGGGACGCTCCAGACTCACAGGTTGTTACTTTGGAGGGCAATACATCAACCATACTGAAGCACTTGAATG GGAACAGACCACTTGTTCTGAGTTTCGGAAGTTGTACCTGACCCCCATTTCTGTTCAAACTTGATGAGTTCAAGGAACTTGTCAAGGACTACAGAGATGTGGCAGACTTCCTAGTTGTCTACATCGCTGAAGCTCACGCAACTG ACGGTTGGGCATTCGTTAACAACGTGGAAATCAAGCGACACCAGACGCTGGGCGACAGGCTGGTGGCTGCCCAGACTCTAGTGGACCTTGAGCCAGGCTGTCCGGTGGTGGTGGACGACATGAGCGACGTCACCGCCTGCAAGTACGGCTCTCTCCCCGAGAGGCTGTATGTACTGCAGGCCGGCAAGGTGGTCTATGAG GGCAGTAAAGGACCTTGGGGATACTTCCCGTCTGAGGTTCGAACCTTCCTGGAGAAGAtgaattag
- the ssbp3b gene encoding single-stranded DNA-binding protein 3b isoform X2, with the protein MFPKGKGTPVPSDGQAREKLALYVYEYLLHIGAQKSAQTFLSEIRWEKNITLGEPPGFLHSWWCVFWDLYCAAPERRETCDHSSEAKAFHDYSAAAAPSPVMGGMPPGEGMPGGPMPPGFFQSFMSPRFAGGPRGPPIRMGNQPPGGGPGPHPMLANMDPTRPQGHPNLGPMQRMSGPRGMGPMGPGPQNFGGGMRPPHNAMGPGMPGVNMGPGTGRPWPNPNNANSMPYSSPSPGAYGGASGGGGPPGTPIMPSPADSNNSGDNLYTMINTGPGNRNNFPMGPGSDGPLGAMAGMEPHHMNGSLGSGDMDGLNKNSPNNLSGMSNPPGTPRDDGELSGNFLHSFQSENYSPTMTMSV; encoded by the exons ATGTTCCCCAAAGGCAAAGGAACCCCCGTGCCGTCAGACGGCCAAGCAAGAGAAAA GTTGGCCCTATACGTCTATGAATATTTGTTACACATAGGAGCACAGAAGTCTGCACAGACCTTTTTGTCTGAG ATACGATGGGAGAAGAACATAACTCTTGGAGAACCTCCGGGATTCCTACAttcctggtggtg TGTGTTCTGGGACCTTTATTGTGCCGCTCCAGAGAGACGAGAGACATGCGACCACTCCAGTGAAGCGAAGGCCTTCCACGACTAC AGTGCGGCCGCGGCCCCCAGTCCTGTCATGGGAGGGATGCCCCCCGGTGAGGGCATGCCAGGAGGGCCCATGCCACCGGGCTTCTTCCAG TCCTTCATGTCACCTCGCTTCGCTGGCGGCCCCAGAGGGCCTCCCATCAGGATGGGGAATCAG CCACCTGGTGGAGGCCCAGGTCCCCACCCCATGTTGGCTAACATGGACCCCACAAGACCACAAG GCCATCCCAACTTGGGGCCAATGCAGAGAATGAGTGGGCCCCGAGGCATGGGACCCATGGGGCCCGGCCCTCAG AACTTTGGGGGTGGGATGAGGCCCCCACACAACGCCATGGGCCCCGGGATGCCAGGAGTGAACAT GGGCCCCGGTACCGGTCGGCCATGGCCCAATCCCAACAATGCCAATTCT ATGCCTtactcatctccctctcccggtGCATATGGG GGGGCGTCTGGAGGTGGGGGTCCCCCAGGAACTCCCATCATGCCAAGCCCTGCAG ACTCCAACAACTCGGGCGACAACTTGTACACCATGATCAACACTGGACCAGGCAACAGGAATAAC TTCCCCATGGGCCCCGGATCTGatgggcccctgggggccatGGCCGGCATGGAACCACACCACATGAACGGATCACTAG GCTCTGGTGACATGGATGGATTGAACAAG AATTCCCCAAACAATTTAAGTGGCATGAGCAATCCCCCTGGAACTCCGAGGGATGACGGGGAGCTGAGTGGAAACTTCCTCCACTCTTTTCAGAGTGAGAAC TACTCCCCAACCATGACGATGAGTGTGTGA
- the acot11b gene encoding acyl-coenzyme A thioesterase 11b isoform X1: MESPELGVGSLKDALFILESGEVYRNPTEVKMSQIVLPCHANHCGKLSVGQLLKWMDSTACLSAERHAGCSCITASVDDIHFEHTIGVGQVVSIIAKVNRAFTSSMEVGILVTCEDLYIGKEWKVCHAFASFVARRTETGKVQLKQVIPHTQLEQVEYSLAAERRRMRLIHVETITDLLSNCAAQLAGECQEHKDAIPAEKTRVESVELVLPPHANHQVSTFGGQIMAWMENVATIAASRLCNAHPTLRSIDMFHFRGPSHIGDRLVLKAIVNNSFKTSMEVGVCAEAYKGGEPLRHINSAFMTFEVLDGDRKPCMLPRIRPEPVDGKRRYQEALARKKIRLDRKYIITSKQTQVPLSVPWDQSNQMYLSLNNVSALKIMVAKTNWVLTSEKNKVSLYTLEENQVLCFKVEMKVNIPADQTFHLLSDLRKRMEWDRHYEKCEVVLQADEEDTIYRVASPSITKGGKGQDFIMLASRRQPCDARDPYLIAVRSVTLPTHPPTDDYTRGEVLCAGFCIWEESSSVTKITYYNQATPGVLPYISRDIVGLSSSYYCIFSACSDFLKANKTCLGAPPPPPAAP; this comes from the exons ATGGAATCACCCGAGCTGGGAGTGGGCTCCCTAAAGGACGCCCTCTTCATTCTGGAGAGCGGGGAGGTGTACAGAAACCCCACAGAGGTCAAAATGAGTCAGATTGTGCTTCCCTGCCACGCCAACCACTGCGGGAAACTGAGCGTTGGACAGCTGCTGAAATGGATGGATTCCACTGCCTGCCTTTCTG CCGAGAGACATGCGGGCTGCTCATGCATCACTGCGTCTGTGGACGACATCCACTTCGAACATACGATAGG GGTGGGACAGGTGGTTAGTATTATCGCAAAGGTGAATAGAGCTTTCACATCCAGCATGGAG GTGGGTATTTTGGTGACTTGTGAGGACCTCTACATTGGTAAAGAGTGGAAGGTCTGTCACGCCTTCGCCTCGTTTGTTGCCAGGCGCACAGAGACGGGAAAG GTGCAGTTGAAGCAGGTGATCCCTCACACCCAGCTGGAGCAGGTGGAGTACAGCCTGGCCGCCGAGCGGCGGCGGATGAGGCTGATCCACGTCGAGACCATTACGGACCTGCTGAGTAACTGCGCGGCGCAGCTAG cAGGAGAATGCCAGGAGCACAAGGACGCCATTCCAGCGGAGAAGACGCGAGTGGAGAGTGTGGAGCTGGTGTTACCCCCCCACGCCAACCACCAAGTCAGCACCTTCGGGGGCCAGATCATGGCCTGGATGGAGAACGTGGCTACCATCGCTGCCAG CCGGCTCTGCAACGCTCACCCAACGTTGAGGTCCATAGACATGTTTCATTTCCGTGGTCCTTCTCACATCGGCGACCGTTTGGTTCTGAAAGCGATCGTCAATAACTCCTTCAAGACCAG TatggaggtgggggtgtgtgcaGAGGCCTATAAAGGTGGAGAACCTCTCCGTCATATAAACAGCGCTTTTATGACCTTTGAGGTGCTGGATGGCGATAGGAAACCTTGTATGTTGCCACGGATAAGACCTGAACCTGTG GATGGGAAAAGGCGCTACCAAGAGGCATTGGCAAGAAAGAAGATTCGCTTGGATAG gAAATACATAATCACCTCCAAGCAGACACAAGTGCCCTTATCCGTTCCCTGGGACCAAAGTAACCAG ATGTACCTGAGCTTAAACAACGTATCGGCGCTGAAGATAATGGTCGCAAAAACAAACTGGGTGTTGACCTCAGAGAAGAATAAG GTCAGTCTGTACACTTTGGAAGAGAACCAGGTGCTGTGTTTTAAGGTGGAGATGAAGGTCAACATCCCAGCAGATCAGACCTTCCACCTGCTGTCGGatctgaggaagaggatggagtGGGACAGGCACTATGA GAAGTGTGAGGTGGTCCTCCAAGCAGATGAGGAAGATACTATTTATCGTGTGGCCTCGCCGTCGATCACTAAAGGGGGAAAAGGTCAAGATTTCATCATGTTGGCCTCAAGGAGGCAGCCATGCGACGCCAG GGACCCATATCTCATTGCCGTGCGCTCAGTCACCCTGCCCACCCATCCCCCCACTGACGACTACACCAGGGGAGAGGTGCTCTGTGCTGGCTTCTGTATCTGGGAAGAGTCCAGTTCAGTCACCAAG ATCACCTACTACAACCAGGCCACCCCTGGGGTCCTCCCCTACATCTCCAGAGACATTGTTGGGCTTTCCTCCAGCTACTACTGCATCTTCTCGGCCTGCAGTGACTTCCTGAAAGCGAACAAGACCTGCCTAGgagctccaccgcctcctcctgctgcgCCATAG